The following proteins come from a genomic window of Legionella cherrii:
- the rsfS gene encoding ribosome silencing factor, whose translation MSDQNPILTKLLQLLDDNQAIDVKVIDVRKQTTITDYMIIASGRSSRHVKAIAQKMMEDMKAYGSPAMNCTGLETGDWVLIDFSDFIVHVMQPEYRQYYNLEGLWEEHSKD comes from the coding sequence ATGTCAGATCAAAATCCAATATTAACAAAACTATTACAACTACTTGATGATAACCAAGCCATTGACGTTAAAGTAATTGATGTTCGAAAGCAAACAACAATTACTGACTATATGATCATTGCTTCAGGACGTTCATCCCGCCATGTCAAAGCCATAGCGCAAAAAATGATGGAAGATATGAAGGCTTACGGCTCGCCTGCTATGAATTGTACCGGTTTGGAAACTGGTGATTGGGTTCTTATTGATTTTAGCGACTTCATAGTTCATGTCATGCAGCCTGAGTACCGACAATATTACAATTTAGAGGGGCTGTGGGAAGAACACTCCAAAGACTAA
- a CDS encoding Gfo/Idh/MocA family protein, with protein MSKIRCAVIGVGYLGRFHAQKYKLLPNAELIGVCDLNQTAVESVSLELDVPGYSDYRDLFGKVDAVSIAATTNKHFDIAKAFLEHGIHVLIEKPITETIAQAEELIQLAKKNHVKLQVGHLERFNSARLALDEYLDTPLFIQSERLAPFNPRGADVNVILDIMIHDIDLIQNIVKSPIVSIQAHGTPVVTNAIDIANAHITFANQCVANITASRVSFKTERKTRIFQPNSYLSIDYQHKKFAVFKKGNNELFPGVPDIIRDEKEFEKSDALLEEIKSFIRCIEEDSIPLVTGEDGRLALETAETITSLIQNNLIERHAKI; from the coding sequence ATGAGTAAAATTCGTTGCGCAGTAATTGGTGTAGGTTATTTAGGTAGATTTCACGCACAAAAATATAAACTCCTTCCAAATGCCGAGTTAATTGGGGTTTGCGATCTGAATCAGACAGCAGTCGAGAGCGTATCACTAGAGTTGGATGTCCCAGGCTATAGCGATTATCGCGACTTATTTGGCAAAGTTGATGCAGTAAGCATTGCCGCCACGACCAATAAGCATTTTGATATTGCCAAAGCATTCTTGGAACATGGCATCCATGTGTTAATTGAAAAGCCAATCACTGAAACAATAGCTCAGGCAGAAGAATTAATTCAACTCGCCAAGAAAAACCATGTCAAATTGCAAGTTGGGCATCTCGAACGCTTTAACTCTGCACGACTCGCTTTAGATGAATATTTAGATACGCCTTTATTTATTCAATCAGAACGTTTAGCTCCATTTAATCCTCGTGGTGCAGATGTTAATGTGATTCTCGATATTATGATTCATGACATCGATTTAATTCAAAATATAGTAAAAAGCCCTATTGTCTCAATCCAAGCCCACGGCACACCAGTAGTTACTAATGCAATCGATATTGCCAATGCCCATATTACATTTGCTAATCAGTGCGTCGCCAATATCACAGCGAGTCGAGTAAGCTTTAAGACGGAACGTAAGACAAGAATATTTCAGCCTAATTCGTATCTTTCAATCGATTATCAGCACAAAAAATTTGCCGTTTTTAAAAAAGGAAATAATGAACTGTTTCCTGGCGTTCCTGATATCATTCGTGATGAAAAAGAATTTGAAAAAAGTGACGCCTTGCTTGAAGAAATAAAATCGTTCATCAGGTGCATTGAAGAAGACAGTATTCCATTGGTTACTGGTGAAGATGGCCGTCTCGCGCTTGAAACCGCTGAGACAATTACTTCGCTCATTCAGAATAATTTAATTGAACGTCATGCAAAAATCTAA
- the mrdA gene encoding penicillin-binding protein 2 has translation MSYHSFNNYRTESQHQLFRIKLLVAFLIILSLILVLRLAFLQISEFKKYQTLSLKNQMSIIPIAPPRGVILDRNGVLLAENIPVYVLEIIPEHVKDMDKTLIELQKLIPSISEEDIKNFKRTRKQNRSFVPIPIKLKLTQEEVALFAINQYHFPGVSIKARLMRHYPLGEMTAHVLGYVGRINIEELKAVDPTNYRATNFIGKAGIEKYYEDVLHGKVGYQMVETDVSGRTLRVIDKINPRSGAKLYLSIDVRLQQAAYEALKDKRGAVVMINSKNGEVLAMVSSPSFDPNIFVGGVSSKDYKKLSNTLQRPLFNRAVRGVYPPASTIKPFVGLAGLDKGFITTATTIYDPGRYKLPTASHIYRDWKKTGHGMINFKRAITVSCDTYFYQLGNKMGISNIEDMLVKFGLGHLSHIDLYEEASGIVPSLRWKKQTKGVPWYPGDTLISAIGQGFMLATPLQMANATASLSQHGQRFRPHLLTKTVNSDSGEVKQYKPVEEYPIYLKDEANWDIVADAMHSVLTSNEGTGYRFGRNPPYPVAGKTGTAQVFSGRQYEKAKYEDIPEALRDNSLFIAFTPVEEPEIALAVVVENDVAASTVARKVLDTYYQLYPMKTHEQTPQ, from the coding sequence ATGAGTTATCATTCTTTTAATAATTACCGAACAGAATCCCAACACCAACTCTTTAGAATTAAACTGCTGGTAGCCTTTCTTATTATTTTATCTTTAATTCTTGTTTTAAGGCTCGCTTTTCTACAAATCTCTGAATTCAAAAAATATCAAACACTCTCTTTAAAAAATCAAATGAGTATTATTCCTATCGCCCCACCTAGAGGAGTAATTCTTGATAGAAATGGAGTATTACTTGCAGAAAATATTCCTGTCTATGTTCTGGAAATTATTCCTGAACATGTTAAAGACATGGATAAAACTTTAATCGAACTACAAAAACTAATTCCTTCCATCTCTGAAGAAGATATAAAAAACTTTAAACGAACTCGAAAACAAAATCGATCCTTTGTGCCCATACCCATTAAGTTAAAATTAACTCAAGAAGAAGTCGCGCTTTTTGCTATCAATCAATATCATTTTCCTGGTGTCAGTATTAAAGCGCGCCTGATGCGCCATTACCCTTTAGGCGAAATGACGGCACATGTTTTGGGTTATGTCGGTAGAATTAATATTGAGGAATTAAAAGCAGTCGATCCTACTAATTATCGGGCTACAAACTTTATTGGTAAGGCGGGTATCGAAAAATATTATGAGGATGTACTCCATGGCAAAGTTGGATACCAAATGGTAGAAACTGACGTCAGCGGACGGACACTTAGGGTCATTGATAAAATTAATCCTCGTTCAGGAGCAAAACTCTATTTAAGTATCGATGTCAGACTCCAGCAAGCAGCATATGAAGCGCTAAAAGACAAACGAGGGGCCGTAGTCATGATTAACTCCAAAAATGGAGAAGTTTTGGCCATGGTGAGCTCTCCTAGTTTTGATCCTAATATTTTTGTAGGCGGTGTAAGTTCTAAAGATTATAAAAAACTCTCTAATACCTTACAAAGACCTTTATTCAATCGTGCGGTACGAGGTGTCTACCCGCCCGCCTCAACAATCAAACCATTTGTGGGTTTAGCAGGATTAGATAAAGGTTTTATCACCACAGCAACAACCATTTATGATCCGGGAAGATATAAACTTCCCACGGCCAGCCACATTTACCGAGACTGGAAAAAAACAGGGCATGGAATGATTAATTTTAAACGTGCAATCACTGTATCTTGTGATACCTATTTTTACCAGCTAGGAAATAAAATGGGTATTTCCAATATTGAAGACATGCTTGTTAAATTTGGTTTAGGCCATTTAAGCCATATTGATCTTTATGAAGAGGCATCAGGAATTGTACCAAGCTTGCGTTGGAAAAAACAAACTAAAGGAGTGCCTTGGTATCCTGGGGATACTTTAATTTCTGCTATAGGCCAAGGTTTTATGCTGGCTACACCCCTACAGATGGCTAATGCAACAGCCTCTTTAAGCCAGCATGGGCAACGATTTAGACCTCATTTATTGACGAAAACCGTGAACAGCGATAGTGGTGAGGTCAAACAATATAAGCCTGTTGAAGAATACCCAATTTATCTTAAAGATGAGGCAAATTGGGATATTGTTGCAGATGCAATGCATAGTGTATTAACCAGTAATGAAGGTACAGGTTATCGCTTTGGACGTAATCCACCCTACCCTGTTGCAGGGAAAACAGGTACCGCACAAGTATTTAGCGGTAGACAATATGAAAAAGCAAAATATGAAGACATTCCCGAAGCATTACGCGATAACTCCTTGTTTATTGCATTTACTCCGGTTGAAGAGCCTGAAATTGCACTTGCAGTTGTTGTTGAAAATGATGTTGCAGCCTCAACGGTCGCACGCAAAGTTCTCGATACTTACTATCAACTTTATCCGATGAAAACTCATGAACAGACGCCACAGTAA
- the rnhB gene encoding ribonuclease HII, with the protein MLIAGVDEVGRGPLAGAVVTAAVILKKPIAGLADSKKLSPKKRELLSAQIKEQALAYAYGRAEVDEIDTLNIHHATLLAIQRAVEALPIQPDQVLVDGLHLPKLSIPCKAIVDGDNLIPEISAASILAKVFRDAEMKALDAIYPGYGFAEHKGYATVAHREALNRLGPCMIHRRSFEPVAVLL; encoded by the coding sequence ATGCTTATAGCTGGAGTTGATGAAGTAGGACGTGGTCCTTTGGCAGGTGCTGTTGTTACTGCGGCAGTTATTTTAAAAAAGCCTATAGCTGGTCTTGCAGACTCAAAAAAATTGAGCCCGAAAAAACGTGAATTGTTATCTGCGCAAATAAAAGAACAGGCTTTAGCTTATGCATATGGCAGGGCGGAAGTAGATGAAATCGATACGTTGAATATTCATCATGCTACATTACTGGCAATTCAACGAGCAGTTGAAGCTTTGCCAATCCAGCCCGATCAAGTATTAGTTGATGGCCTACATCTCCCCAAATTAAGTATTCCCTGCAAGGCAATTGTGGACGGTGATAATTTGATTCCTGAAATTAGTGCTGCTTCCATTCTTGCCAAAGTGTTCCGAGATGCGGAAATGAAGGCACTTGATGCGATTTATCCGGGATATGGTTTTGCTGAGCATAAAGGTTATGCAACAGTGGCACATCGGGAAGCATTAAATCGACTTGGCCCATGCATGATTCATCGTCGAAGTTTTGAACCAGTTGCCGTATTGCTGTAA
- the lpxB gene encoding lipid-A-disaccharide synthase yields the protein MQKSKRVVIIAGEESGDVHASVLIRQLKATYPDIEISGIGGQHMQEAGAQIISDLARFGVTGLTAVIRHLNVIRKAFIAIKKHLNQQKPDLLILVDYPGFNLRLAKYAKQKLGLKIVYYISPQIWAWKANRIHLIKKCVDQMAVILPFEKALYEKAQVPVNFVGHPLVEKITSVDSSHAQRTALGLPQDANIFALLPGSRTNEIKYHMPILRDTAQILQQRYPNLHFVIPIADTINPETIKHYFSDMKLSISFVQGKAINCMAAADFIIVASGTASLECALLEKPMCIIYKSSFLSYVLAMRFIRVKFFGLCNLLANKMIVPEFLQYDCNAHELTRYIDLFYNDPEQPTKMISQLTKVKKSLSSEKSDRSLFSLVVNELLENNA from the coding sequence ATGCAAAAATCTAAACGAGTTGTCATTATTGCTGGTGAAGAATCGGGTGATGTTCATGCATCCGTTTTAATTCGGCAATTAAAAGCCACTTATCCTGATATAGAGATTAGTGGGATTGGTGGTCAGCATATGCAAGAAGCCGGAGCGCAAATAATTTCTGATTTAGCACGCTTTGGAGTAACAGGACTTACAGCTGTTATTCGCCACCTTAATGTAATTCGTAAGGCATTTATCGCCATTAAAAAGCATTTAAACCAACAAAAACCAGATTTACTTATTCTTGTAGATTACCCAGGCTTTAATTTGAGGCTGGCTAAATATGCAAAACAAAAATTAGGTCTTAAAATTGTTTATTATATAAGTCCACAAATTTGGGCATGGAAAGCAAATCGTATTCATCTAATCAAAAAATGCGTTGACCAAATGGCAGTTATTTTGCCGTTTGAAAAAGCTTTATATGAAAAAGCCCAAGTTCCAGTAAATTTTGTTGGCCACCCCTTAGTAGAAAAAATAACATCCGTTGACTCGAGCCATGCTCAACGTACAGCTCTAGGTCTCCCTCAGGACGCAAACATTTTTGCGCTTCTTCCTGGAAGTCGCACTAATGAAATCAAATATCATATGCCCATACTGCGTGATACGGCTCAAATTTTGCAGCAACGTTATCCTAACTTACATTTTGTAATCCCTATTGCAGATACAATTAATCCAGAAACGATCAAACATTATTTTTCGGATATGAAGTTATCGATTAGCTTTGTCCAAGGAAAAGCAATAAATTGTATGGCTGCTGCGGATTTCATCATTGTTGCTTCAGGTACGGCCTCTCTTGAGTGTGCCTTATTAGAAAAACCTATGTGTATTATTTATAAATCTTCTTTTCTTTCCTACGTATTAGCGATGAGGTTTATTCGAGTAAAATTTTTTGGTCTGTGTAATCTTTTGGCGAATAAAATGATCGTGCCTGAGTTTTTACAATACGACTGTAATGCTCATGAATTAACTCGATATATTGATCTTTTTTATAATGATCCCGAGCAACCTACAAAAATGATTTCGCAATTAACCAAGGTAAAGAAATCTTTGTCCTCAGAAAAATCCGATCGCTCATTATTTAGTCTTGTGGTGAATGAATTGCTTGAAAATAATGCATAG
- the rodA gene encoding rod shape-determining protein RodA, with amino-acid sequence MNRRHSKPVYRFTTKSLHLDFPLLGLLLVLISFGLLILYSASNANSGMILRQSMRLIFASLIMIVLGFIPPHKYKIWTPWIYSVGLTLLIAVMLMGKIGKGAQRWLELGLFRFQPSEIMKLAVPMMAAWYFDRQTRPSSFKSLSIAGLIICVPALLIAKQPDLGTAIMVAAAGLCVVFLAGIRFKVILLIMLLVGAAIPVVWHVMHDYQKQRVYTLLDPEQDPLGSGYHIIQSKIAIGSGGLAGKGWLQGSQSHLNFLPEHATDFIFAVTSEEFGFAGGFAIIALIVLISLRSLNIASNAQTTYTRLLAASLAMSFFMSGFVNIGMVMGIIPVVGIPLPLVSYGGTAMVTFLASFGILMSISSHKILFNSLH; translated from the coding sequence ATGAACAGACGCCACAGTAAACCCGTTTATCGTTTTACCACAAAATCACTCCATTTAGATTTTCCTTTATTGGGGTTGTTGCTCGTATTAATCAGTTTTGGTCTTTTAATATTATACAGCGCTTCTAATGCCAATTCAGGTATGATTTTACGTCAATCCATGAGACTTATTTTTGCATCACTCATCATGATTGTGCTTGGTTTTATCCCGCCTCATAAATATAAAATATGGACTCCATGGATATATAGCGTCGGGTTAACATTACTAATTGCAGTCATGCTCATGGGTAAAATTGGGAAGGGAGCACAGCGCTGGCTTGAATTGGGCTTATTTCGCTTTCAACCCTCTGAAATAATGAAACTGGCCGTCCCGATGATGGCCGCATGGTACTTTGATCGCCAGACTCGACCCAGTAGTTTCAAATCGCTTAGCATCGCCGGGCTCATTATTTGTGTCCCCGCCCTTCTTATTGCCAAACAACCCGATTTAGGGACTGCAATTATGGTGGCTGCTGCTGGCTTATGTGTGGTATTTTTAGCTGGAATTCGTTTTAAGGTGATTTTGTTAATTATGCTCCTGGTTGGCGCTGCGATTCCAGTGGTTTGGCATGTCATGCATGATTATCAAAAACAGCGCGTTTATACACTGCTTGATCCGGAACAAGATCCATTAGGATCAGGATATCATATTATACAGTCTAAAATTGCCATTGGCTCAGGGGGTCTTGCTGGAAAAGGTTGGTTGCAAGGAAGCCAATCACATCTTAACTTTTTACCTGAGCATGCAACCGATTTTATCTTTGCAGTAACCAGTGAAGAATTTGGATTCGCAGGTGGGTTCGCTATTATTGCACTGATTGTTTTAATTTCCCTAAGAAGTCTAAATATCGCCTCAAATGCCCAAACGACATATACTCGCCTCTTGGCAGCAAGTCTTGCGATGTCGTTCTTTATGTCGGGTTTTGTAAATATTGGCATGGTTATGGGGATTATTCCAGTTGTTGGTATCCCTTTGCCTTTAGTCAGCTACGGTGGTACGGCAATGGTTACTTTTTTAGCGAGTTTCGGGATCTTAATGTCCATTAGCTCACATAAGATTTTATTCAATAGCTTACACTGA
- the rlmH gene encoding 23S rRNA (pseudouridine(1915)-N(3))-methyltransferase RlmH produces MLKITLITLGNKMPDWVTEGSNEYAKRFNDGIQLKIIEIPLIRRSKSSDLTRIMEKESALMKEALPNNARIIALEIEGKTFSSEELALKISQLNQTTSHLCFLIGGPEGLTKDILKLCDERWSLSKLTLPHPLVRIVLLETLYRAWSIINNHPYHK; encoded by the coding sequence ATGTTAAAAATTACTCTCATTACTTTAGGTAATAAAATGCCCGACTGGGTTACTGAAGGATCGAATGAGTATGCCAAACGCTTTAATGATGGGATTCAGCTAAAAATCATCGAGATCCCTCTAATTCGTCGCAGCAAATCATCGGACTTGACGCGGATCATGGAAAAAGAGTCTGCTTTAATGAAAGAGGCTTTACCTAATAACGCACGAATTATTGCTTTAGAAATCGAAGGTAAGACGTTTAGTAGTGAAGAGTTAGCCCTTAAAATATCTCAGTTGAATCAAACAACCAGCCACCTCTGCTTTCTAATCGGTGGACCTGAAGGCCTTACAAAAGACATTCTAAAATTATGCGATGAACGTTGGTCTTTATCCAAACTCACCCTTCCTCATCCCTTAGTACGTATCGTATTACTCGAAACCTTATATAGAGCCTGGTCTATTATTAACAATCATCCGTATCATAAGTAG
- the htpG gene encoding molecular chaperone HtpG codes for MSNKQQTMGFQTEVKQMLHLVVHSLYSNKEIFLRELISNASDALDKLRFLALSNNTLYENDSDLKITVEVNEKLKTITIKDNGIGLSWDEAVENLGTIAKSGTKEFMSHLTGESAKDSQLIGQFGVGFYSAFIVADKVTVKSRRAGMKPEDGIVWESNGEGEFTIGSENKATRGTEVTLHIKKDDDEFLSNWRLRSIISKYSDHICWPIEMKKISQDDKESNEYETVNKATALWTMQKSDITDEEYKQLYKHISHDFQDPLIWSHNHVEGKNDYISLLYIPAHAPFDLWQHEVKHGLKLYVKRVFIMDDATQFLPRYLRFVKGIVDASDLPLNVSREILQDNKQVESIRSACTKRVLSMLEKMSTQDKETYQKFWNEFGLVLKEGPIEDFTNKEAIAKLLRFATTANDSEKQDVTLDEYISRMKEGQDKIYYITASSYNAAKNSPHLEIFRKKGIEVLLLSDKVDEWLVGYLSEYAGKKLQSISKGKVELNDESSEQIKEQEKTLEPLLKHIKQVLETQVKDVMVTNRLTDSPACVVADEQDMGLEMQRILQAAGQQVPTSKPVFEINPDHALIKRLHDIQDDDLFKLWVTMLFEQAVLAEGGQLDNPADFVNRVNKLLVSTAV; via the coding sequence ATGTCGAATAAGCAACAAACTATGGGCTTTCAAACAGAAGTAAAGCAAATGTTGCATTTGGTAGTGCATTCGCTTTATAGCAACAAAGAAATATTTTTACGTGAATTAATTTCTAATGCTTCCGATGCATTAGACAAATTGCGATTTTTGGCTTTATCAAACAACACACTTTATGAAAATGATTCCGATTTAAAAATTACCGTTGAGGTTAATGAGAAACTAAAAACGATAACGATTAAGGATAATGGCATCGGTTTAAGCTGGGATGAGGCAGTGGAGAATTTAGGGACCATTGCGAAATCAGGTACTAAAGAATTTATGAGCCATTTAACGGGTGAAAGTGCAAAAGATTCACAGTTAATTGGACAATTCGGTGTAGGATTTTATTCCGCATTTATTGTTGCAGATAAAGTAACCGTAAAAAGCCGACGCGCCGGGATGAAGCCTGAAGATGGAATCGTTTGGGAGTCTAATGGTGAAGGTGAATTTACCATTGGTTCTGAAAATAAAGCAACACGCGGCACCGAAGTTACTTTACATATCAAAAAAGATGATGATGAGTTCCTGAGTAATTGGCGTTTACGAAGTATTATCAGCAAATATTCAGACCATATTTGCTGGCCTATCGAGATGAAGAAAATATCTCAGGATGATAAAGAGTCAAATGAATATGAAACTGTCAATAAGGCAACTGCCTTGTGGACAATGCAAAAATCAGACATTACTGATGAAGAGTACAAACAACTCTATAAGCACATTTCCCATGATTTCCAGGATCCACTCATTTGGTCACATAACCATGTTGAAGGAAAGAATGATTATATTTCTTTACTTTATATTCCTGCGCATGCACCGTTTGACTTGTGGCAACATGAAGTGAAGCATGGCTTAAAACTTTATGTGAAACGTGTTTTTATTATGGATGACGCCACTCAATTTTTACCTCGTTATCTGCGTTTCGTTAAAGGTATTGTTGATGCAAGCGATTTGCCACTGAATGTCTCCCGAGAAATTTTACAAGACAACAAGCAAGTAGAGAGCATACGTTCCGCATGTACCAAACGTGTTTTATCCATGCTTGAAAAAATGAGTACTCAGGATAAAGAAACGTATCAAAAGTTTTGGAATGAATTTGGATTGGTTTTGAAAGAAGGACCCATTGAAGATTTTACCAATAAAGAAGCGATTGCTAAATTACTACGTTTTGCGACAACTGCAAACGATTCTGAGAAGCAAGATGTGACTTTAGATGAGTATATAAGTCGTATGAAAGAAGGCCAGGATAAGATTTATTATATTACTGCCTCCAGCTACAATGCGGCTAAGAACAGCCCTCATTTAGAAATCTTTAGGAAAAAGGGAATTGAAGTCTTATTACTCAGCGACAAAGTGGATGAGTGGTTGGTTGGTTATTTGAGCGAATATGCTGGCAAGAAACTTCAGTCTATCTCCAAGGGTAAAGTTGAATTAAATGATGAATCAAGTGAGCAAATAAAAGAGCAAGAAAAAACGCTTGAACCTTTGCTAAAACATATTAAGCAAGTCTTAGAGACGCAAGTAAAGGATGTCATGGTTACAAACAGGTTAACTGATTCACCCGCTTGTGTTGTTGCTGATGAGCAAGATATGGGCTTAGAAATGCAACGTATTCTGCAGGCTGCTGGTCAACAAGTACCTACGAGCAAACCTGTTTTCGAAATTAATCCAGATCATGCATTAATTAAACGTTTACATGATATCCAAGATGATGATTTATTTAAGCTATGGGTCACCATGTTGTTTGAACAAGCCGTTTTAGCTGAGGGTGGTCAACTCGATAATCCAGCGGATTTTGTCAATCGAGTCAATAAGCTGCTGGTTTCAACGGCAGTTTAG
- a CDS encoding helix-turn-helix domain-containing protein, producing MTVIETPDTTLSMTKQDQGLQDLVYNLVTRFLAENKTKNIDDLYDMILSEVEPPLLQAVMEKRRGNQLQAAKMLGISRGTIRKKLQRYFGTKYFRLTDE from the coding sequence ATGACTGTCATTGAAACACCTGATACTACTCTAAGCATGACTAAACAAGACCAAGGTCTACAAGATTTAGTCTACAATCTAGTCACTCGTTTTCTTGCTGAAAACAAGACCAAAAACATTGATGATCTTTACGACATGATATTATCTGAGGTTGAGCCTCCATTACTGCAAGCAGTTATGGAAAAACGTCGTGGCAATCAACTACAAGCTGCTAAGATGCTAGGTATTAGCCGTGGCACCATCCGTAAGAAACTCCAAAGATATTTTGGAACTAAATATTTTCGCTTAACTGATGAATAA
- a CDS encoding L,D-transpeptidase, whose product MKKIIYLTPLIGLLLTSCVTDKPDVIADDAGNLHYTTPYQDDKRGRTVFPMKRDVQGKKLFVFDPKAYAWAAYDAQGNRVMTGSASGGMDYCDDIHESCRTVTGTFHVFNKKGADCKSNEYPIARDGHVIGGAKMPYCMHFHDGYAIHAAYEVPKYNSSHGCIRVLPGAAKWLNENFIDVGTTVLVLPYA is encoded by the coding sequence ATGAAAAAAATAATCTATCTAACCCCTCTAATTGGCTTACTATTAACTTCCTGTGTCACTGATAAACCTGATGTCATTGCAGATGATGCAGGTAACTTGCATTACACAACGCCCTATCAAGACGACAAACGTGGCCGCACAGTTTTTCCTATGAAACGAGATGTTCAAGGGAAAAAACTCTTTGTTTTTGATCCAAAAGCTTATGCATGGGCAGCTTATGATGCGCAAGGAAACAGAGTTATGACCGGTAGTGCCTCGGGCGGAATGGATTATTGTGATGACATTCACGAATCATGTAGAACAGTTACAGGAACCTTCCATGTGTTCAATAAAAAGGGAGCGGACTGCAAATCGAATGAATATCCTATTGCTCGTGATGGCCATGTGATAGGAGGAGCCAAAATGCCTTATTGCATGCATTTCCATGACGGTTATGCAATCCATGCGGCTTATGAAGTACCAAAATACAACAGCAGCCATGGCTGTATTCGTGTTTTACCCGGGGCGGCAAAATGGCTTAATGAGAATTTCATTGATGTAGGAACAACTGTATTAGTTCTTCCCTACGCATAA